One genomic segment of Gossypium arboreum isolate Shixiya-1 chromosome 3, ASM2569848v2, whole genome shotgun sequence includes these proteins:
- the LOC108474613 gene encoding bZIP transcription factor 11-like, translating to MASSSGTSSGSSTMVTNSGSDEDLQALMNERKRKRMISNRESARRSRMRKQKHLDDLVAQVSQLQNENHQILTRVSITTQRYLNVEAENSVLRAQANELSHRLQSLNDIIDSLNGCNNNIGGGDGGGDCGGFNVAMIGFNEMVDHSFINPFNLAYLNQPIMASADNNMFQY from the coding sequence ATGGCTTCCTCAAGTGGTACATCATCAGGTTCATCAACCATGGTCACAAACTCAGGCTCCGATGAAGATTTACAAGCATTAATGAACGAAAGGAAGAGGAAAAGAATGATATCCAACAGGGAATCAGCAAGGCGGTCAAGGATGAGGAAACAAAAGCATTTAGATGATCTCGTGGCACAAGTTTCCCAGCTACAAAATGAAAATCACCAGATTTTAACAAGGGTGAGCATCACCACACAACGTTACTTGAACGTGGAGGCTGAGAACTCGGTGCTTAGAGCTCAAGCCAACGAGCTTAGCCACAGGTTACAGTCCCTCAACGATATCATTGATTCCTTAAATGGATGCAATAACAATATTGGTGGTGGTGATGGTGGCGGTGATTGTGGTGGTTTTAATGTTGCAATGATTGGTTTCAATGAGATGGTTGATCATAGCTTTATTAACCCTTTCAATTTGGCTTACTTGAATCAACCTATCATGGCTTCTGCAGATAATAACATGTTTCAGTATTAA